A window from Lachnoanaerobaculum umeaense encodes these proteins:
- a CDS encoding FeoA family protein has product MIPLLMANLGEEYTIKQIGGREKDKTFLATLGFVVDGKISVVNAMSGNLIVNVKDSRVAVSKELAAKIMV; this is encoded by the coding sequence ATGATACCTTTACTTATGGCTAATTTAGGAGAAGAATACACCATAAAGCAAATTGGTGGTCGTGAGAAGGATAAAACTTTTTTGGCGACCCTAGGCTTTGTTGTAGACGGCAAGATTTCAGTTGTAAATGCTATGTCCGGAAATTTGATCGTTAATGTCAAGGATTCCAGAGTGGCAGTAAGCAAGGAGTTAGCCGCAAAAATCATGGTCTAA
- a CDS encoding DUF6110 family protein, which produces MFLLNGFGWKKFGLFAAGTLFGTAGIKLLSSKDAKKAYAQGTAAVLRMKECVMDTVSCVQENASDILAEAKDINEERAAREAEGNIEE; this is translated from the coding sequence ATGTTTTTACTTAATGGTTTTGGATGGAAGAAGTTTGGTTTATTTGCAGCAGGTACACTTTTTGGAACAGCAGGTATTAAGTTACTTTCAAGCAAGGATGCAAAGAAAGCTTATGCACAGGGAACAGCAGCTGTACTTCGTATGAAGGAGTGCGTAATGGATACAGTTTCATGTGTTCAGGAGAATGCTAGCGATATTTTAGCAGAAGCTAAGGACATCAATGAAGAGCGTGCAGCAAGGGAAGCTGAAGGAAATATTGAAGAGTAA
- a CDS encoding heavy metal translocating P-type ATPase, whose translation MAQKRMSIKEADMLQYYLEGFEFIRKAVVYERTCDVAIYYKNDNRNAVINKLKKFDYNNTALIESMPNTSGRQITRDFQEKMVGMLMFTGVRKMFFPNIINNIYTIVKAAPYIYKGLKCLFKLKFEVDLLDALSIGISIAQGNFSTAGSLMLLLGVGNELEDWTHKKSVDDLARSMSLNVDKVWLVTDDGEVSVPISQIQSGDTIRVHTGNIVPVDGEMVSGEAMLNQASLTGESVPVEKRAGSRVYAGTVVEEGECLLKVAATTGQSRYDKIVSMIEESEKLKSNTENMANRLADRLVPYSLLATGLTYLFTRNVTRALSVLMVDFSCALKLSMPLAVLSAMREAGNDKITVKGGKFMEAIANADTIVFDKTGTLTYACPKVQRIIGIDGDDENQLLKIAACLEEHYPHSIANAVVKEAKDRKIRHKEMHSEVQYIVAHGIASKIEGDKVVIGSYHFVIEDEKAQLSEDAKKKLSELDHRYSHLFMAIAGRLAAIIEIADPLRAEAKDVLKKLKALGIKKTVMMTGDNIYTAEAIAKEVGVDKFYAEVLPEDKASYVEKEKAKGRTVIMIGDGINDSPALSAADCGIAISEGAAIAREIADVCISADDLNDLVRLKELSNKLTRRVHSNFRFIMGFNGSLIGLGILGILSPGTSSLLHNLSTVGISLTSMTNLLPEI comes from the coding sequence ATGGCTCAAAAGAGAATGTCTATAAAAGAAGCTGATATGCTTCAATACTATTTGGAAGGCTTTGAATTTATAAGAAAAGCTGTAGTATATGAAAGAACCTGTGATGTTGCTATATATTATAAGAATGATAATAGGAACGCAGTTATAAATAAATTAAAAAAGTTTGACTACAATAATACTGCATTGATTGAAAGTATGCCAAATACTTCAGGAAGACAGATTACAAGAGATTTCCAAGAGAAAATGGTGGGAATGCTCATGTTTACCGGTGTGAGAAAGATGTTCTTCCCAAACATCATCAACAATATTTATACAATTGTTAAGGCCGCTCCATATATTTATAAAGGCCTTAAATGTCTGTTCAAGTTAAAATTTGAGGTTGATTTGCTTGATGCATTGTCAATAGGTATATCTATTGCACAGGGTAATTTCTCAACAGCCGGTTCACTTATGCTTTTACTTGGTGTAGGTAATGAGCTTGAAGATTGGACACATAAGAAGTCTGTTGACGACCTTGCAAGAAGTATGTCATTAAATGTAGATAAGGTATGGCTTGTAACAGATGACGGTGAGGTTTCAGTACCTATTTCACAGATTCAGTCAGGTGATACCATCAGAGTACATACAGGAAATATAGTACCTGTTGACGGAGAGATGGTAAGCGGAGAGGCTATGTTAAACCAAGCATCTCTTACAGGTGAGTCCGTACCTGTAGAAAAGAGAGCAGGCTCAAGAGTCTATGCCGGAACGGTTGTTGAAGAGGGTGAATGTCTCTTAAAGGTAGCCGCAACTACAGGACAGAGCAGATATGATAAGATTGTTTCTATGATTGAAGAGAGCGAAAAGCTTAAATCAAATACCGAAAACATGGCAAACAGACTTGCAGACAGACTTGTACCTTATTCATTGCTTGCAACAGGACTTACATATCTGTTTACAAGAAATGTAACAAGAGCATTGTCTGTTCTTATGGTGGATTTTTCATGTGCATTGAAGCTTTCTATGCCTCTTGCAGTACTTTCGGCAATGAGAGAGGCCGGAAATGACAAGATTACCGTAAAGGGCGGAAAGTTTATGGAGGCGATTGCAAATGCCGATACTATCGTATTTGATAAGACAGGTACACTTACATATGCCTGCCCGAAGGTACAAAGAATTATCGGAATTGACGGAGATGATGAGAATCAGCTCTTAAAGATTGCCGCATGCCTTGAGGAACACTATCCTCACTCAATTGCAAATGCCGTAGTAAAAGAGGCTAAAGACAGAAAGATTCGTCATAAAGAGATGCATTCTGAGGTGCAGTATATAGTTGCACACGGTATTGCAAGTAAAATAGAAGGCGACAAGGTTGTAATAGGAAGCTATCATTTTGTAATTGAAGATGAAAAAGCACAGCTTAGTGAAGATGCTAAGAAAAAGCTTTCAGAGCTTGATCACAGATATTCACATCTGTTTATGGCTATTGCAGGAAGGCTTGCAGCTATTATTGAGATTGCAGATCCTCTAAGAGCCGAAGCAAAGGATGTTTTAAAGAAATTAAAGGCTCTCGGAATCAAAAAGACTGTTATGATGACAGGAGATAATATCTATACAGCCGAAGCTATTGCAAAAGAGGTAGGAGTAGATAAATTCTATGCTGAAGTATTGCCTGAGGATAAGGCAAGCTATGTGGAAAAAGAAAAAGCAAAGGGCAGAACCGTAATAATGATCGGTGACGGTATAAACGATTCACCTGCATTATCGGCTGCAGACTGCGGTATTGCCATAAGTGAAGGTGCGGCAATTGCCAGAGAGATAGCGGATGTATGTATATCCGCTGACGATTTAAATGATCTTGTAAGATTAAAAGAACTTTCAAATAAGCTTACAAGAAGAGTTCACTCAAACTTCAGATTTATTATGGGATTTAACGGTTCTCTGATAGGTCTTGGTATTTTGGGAATACTCTCACCCGGTACATCATCACTTTTACATAATTTATCAACAGTTGGAATATCGCTTACAAGTATGACCAATCTGTTGCCGGAAATCTAA
- a CDS encoding metal-dependent transcriptional regulator: MVIQEAAEMYLETILRLKNKTGVVRAVDIAREMGYSKPTISEQMKKFRENGYVEVNNEGHISLTLKGMEIAESTLERHNVLGVILQKIGVSKDTAIEDACRIEHYISEETFQCLKDYFRDK; the protein is encoded by the coding sequence ATGGTTATACAAGAAGCTGCAGAAATGTATTTGGAGACAATTCTTAGACTGAAGAATAAGACAGGCGTAGTAAGAGCTGTAGATATAGCAAGAGAAATGGGATATTCAAAGCCTACTATCAGTGAGCAGATGAAAAAATTCAGAGAGAACGGATATGTTGAAGTAAACAATGAAGGGCATATATCATTGACTTTAAAGGGAATGGAGATTGCAGAATCTACACTTGAGAGACATAATGTTTTGGGAGTTATATTACAAAAGATCGGAGTAAGCAAGGATACAGCTATAGAGGATGCATGTAGAATAGAGCATTATATAAGCGAAGAGACATTCCAATGTTTGAAGGACTATTTTAGAGATAAATAG
- a CDS encoding FAD-dependent oxidoreductase: protein MGLHIVNEANKCLQCKKPLCSSHCPITTSIPQVIALFKEGKIMEAGEILFENNPLSLVCSIVCDHEAQCLGNCIMNRKNNPVRFCDIEKFISDFYLDRMEFVKKPRKNVMVAIIGGGPAGMTVAFKMIKEGYDVTIFDERNTIGGVLQYGIPDFRLPKSLMKRYYDKMEEIGIKIRNNTAVGGALEIKDLFRDGYKAVFVGTGVWRAKTLGIAGESMPNVHFSVDYLANPDGHKLGDSVAIIGMGNAAMDVARTALRRGSRTVKLYARSKRVAANSVEVEAAKYEGAEFIFGKAIEAITYDGPVFKTAIFNEEDNVVGYEDELDYVDADSTIISVSNGPKNKLVLTTEGLKASDKGLLIVDENNMTTVEGVFAAGDVVHGSKTVVDAVAQAKIAVEGMLRYLESKNI from the coding sequence ATGGGATTACATATAGTAAATGAAGCAAATAAATGTTTGCAGTGTAAGAAGCCACTGTGTAGTAGTCACTGTCCTATAACAACATCAATACCACAGGTGATAGCACTTTTTAAAGAGGGCAAGATAATGGAAGCAGGAGAGATTCTTTTTGAGAACAATCCGCTATCACTTGTTTGCTCAATAGTTTGTGATCATGAGGCACAATGCCTTGGAAATTGCATAATGAACAGAAAGAACAATCCTGTAAGATTTTGTGATATAGAAAAGTTTATATCAGATTTTTATCTGGATAGAATGGAGTTTGTAAAAAAGCCAAGAAAGAATGTGATGGTCGCTATCATAGGCGGTGGACCGGCAGGCATGACGGTAGCGTTCAAGATGATAAAAGAGGGCTATGATGTAACTATATTTGATGAAAGAAATACTATAGGTGGAGTGCTTCAGTATGGTATTCCGGACTTCAGGTTGCCAAAGTCATTGATGAAAAGATACTATGACAAGATGGAAGAGATCGGTATAAAGATAAGAAATAACACCGCAGTAGGTGGTGCCTTAGAGATAAAGGATCTTTTTAGAGACGGTTACAAGGCTGTATTTGTAGGTACAGGAGTGTGGAGAGCCAAAACTTTAGGTATTGCCGGAGAGAGTATGCCTAATGTACATTTCAGTGTGGATTATCTGGCAAATCCTGATGGACATAAGCTTGGAGACAGTGTTGCAATAATTGGTATGGGAAATGCCGCAATGGATGTGGCAAGAACAGCTCTTAGGAGGGGATCAAGAACAGTAAAGCTATATGCTAGAAGCAAGAGAGTAGCTGCAAACTCAGTAGAGGTGGAGGCTGCTAAATATGAAGGTGCAGAGTTTATATTTGGGAAGGCTATTGAGGCTATTACCTATGATGGTCCGGTTTTTAAGACAGCTATATTTAATGAGGAAGATAATGTAGTAGGTTATGAGGATGAACTTGATTATGTGGATGCAGATTCTACAATCATTTCTGTAAGTAATGGACCAAAGAATAAACTGGTACTTACTACAGAAGGTTTGAAAGCATCAGACAAGGGACTTCTTATAGTTGATGAAAACAATATGACAACTGTTGAAGGCGTGTTTGCAGCAGGTGATGTGGTGCATGGATCAAAAACTGTAGTTGATGCTGTAGCACAGGCTAAGATTGCTGTAGAAGGCATGCTTAGATATTTAGAATCAAAAAATATTTAA
- the thrS gene encoding threonine--tRNA ligase: MKITLKDGSVKEYESKKSIIDIAKDISEGLARNVVAGEVNGVMHDLRDEIDADCELNLITVKDKEALSVIRHSASHVLAEAVKRVFPEAKLAIGPSIAEGFYYDFDHEPFSREDLDKLEAEMKKIIKEGAHIEKFELPREEAIKFMEERNEPYKVELIQDLPDGEIISFYKQGDFTDLCAGPHLQRTKDIKAFKLISSSMAYWRGDSNKAKLQRIYGTAYNSKEELEAHLKHLEEIKLRDHNKLGREMELFTTVDVIGQGLPLMLPKGTKMIQKLQRWIEDLEDNEWGYVRTKTPLMAKSDLYKISGHWDHYQDGMFILGDPQNDGEILALRPMTCPFQYYVYKNSQKSYRDLPYRMGETSTLFRNEDSGEMHGLTRVRQFTISEGHNVIRPDQAEEELQNCLNLAIYVLDTLGLRDDVTFRLSKWDKNNKEKYLGDEAYWEGTQGALRNILIEKGLPFTEADGEAAFYGPKIDIQAKNVYGKEDTMITIQLDAAIAENFDLYYIDQNGAKVRPYIVHRTSLGCYERTLAWLIEKYAGKFPTWLCAEQVRILPISDKYADYANSVLKELKKNGVDATLDTRTEKIGFKIRDARLSRLPYMLVVGEKEEAEGTVSVRSRFAGDEGSKKLSDFVDMICKEIRTKEIRKEEVVE; encoded by the coding sequence ATGAAGATAACATTAAAAGATGGCTCAGTAAAAGAGTATGAAAGTAAAAAAAGTATTATTGATATTGCTAAAGATATCAGTGAGGGATTGGCAAGAAATGTAGTAGCAGGTGAAGTAAATGGAGTTATGCATGACCTTAGAGATGAAATTGATGCTGACTGTGAACTCAACCTTATTACAGTTAAAGATAAGGAGGCACTCTCTGTTATAAGACATTCGGCATCACATGTACTTGCAGAAGCTGTAAAGAGAGTTTTTCCGGAGGCTAAGCTTGCTATTGGACCAAGCATTGCAGAAGGTTTTTACTATGATTTTGATCATGAGCCATTCTCAAGAGAGGACCTTGACAAGCTTGAAGCTGAGATGAAAAAAATCATAAAAGAAGGTGCACATATTGAAAAATTTGAGCTTCCAAGAGAAGAAGCCATTAAGTTTATGGAAGAAAGAAATGAGCCTTATAAGGTAGAACTTATACAGGATTTACCTGATGGAGAGATAATATCATTCTATAAGCAAGGTGATTTTACAGACCTTTGTGCGGGACCTCATCTTCAAAGAACAAAGGATATCAAGGCTTTTAAACTTATATCATCATCAATGGCATATTGGAGAGGTGATTCAAACAAGGCAAAGCTTCAAAGAATATATGGTACAGCCTATAATTCAAAAGAAGAGCTGGAGGCACATTTAAAGCATCTTGAAGAGATAAAGCTTAGAGACCACAATAAGCTTGGAAGAGAGATGGAGCTATTTACAACAGTAGATGTAATAGGTCAGGGACTTCCTCTTATGTTACCAAAGGGTACAAAGATGATACAGAAGCTTCAAAGGTGGATCGAGGACTTAGAGGACAATGAGTGGGGCTATGTAAGAACAAAGACACCTCTTATGGCAAAGTCTGATCTTTATAAGATTTCAGGTCATTGGGATCACTATCAGGACGGTATGTTTATACTCGGGGATCCACAAAATGATGGAGAAATTCTTGCTCTAAGGCCTATGACATGTCCATTCCAGTACTATGTATATAAGAACAGCCAAAAGTCATACAGAGATCTTCCATATCGTATGGGTGAGACTTCTACACTTTTTAGAAATGAAGATTCAGGAGAGATGCATGGACTTACAAGAGTGAGACAGTTTACTATTTCAGAGGGTCACAATGTAATTAGACCTGATCAGGCTGAAGAAGAGTTGCAAAACTGCTTAAATCTTGCAATATATGTACTTGATACTTTAGGTCTTAGAGATGATGTTACATTCAGACTTTCAAAATGGGATAAGAATAATAAGGAGAAATACCTTGGAGATGAGGCATATTGGGAAGGTACACAGGGTGCACTCAGAAATATCCTCATAGAGAAGGGGCTTCCATTTACAGAGGCTGATGGTGAGGCTGCATTCTATGGTCCAAAGATAGATATCCAGGCAAAGAATGTATATGGCAAAGAAGATACAATGATCACAATCCAGCTTGATGCCGCTATTGCAGAGAACTTTGATCTTTACTATATCGATCAAAACGGAGCTAAGGTAAGACCTTATATAGTTCATAGAACATCTCTCGGTTGCTATGAGAGAACTCTTGCATGGCTTATTGAAAAGTATGCAGGTAAGTTCCCTACATGGTTATGTGCCGAGCAGGTAAGAATTCTTCCTATATCAGATAAGTATGCAGACTATGCAAACTCTGTTTTGAAAGAACTTAAGAAAAACGGTGTGGATGCTACACTTGATACAAGAACAGAGAAGATTGGATTTAAGATAAGAGATGCAAGACTTTCAAGACTTCCATATATGCTTGTGGTAGGTGAGAAGGAAGAGGCAGAAGGAACTGTATCAGTAAGAAGTAGATTTGCCGGAGATGAGGGCAGCAAAAAGCTTTCAGACTTTGTAGATATGATTTGTAAAGAGATAAGAACTAAGGAAATAAGAAAAGAAGAGGTTGTAGAATAA
- a CDS encoding IS1634 family transposase — MAYFLRKEKKKKGTYLQMYESFWDKDKKQPRTRNVKSFGYVEDLTSDEIPDPIKFYSDYVKEQNENRTKVLSEESRPRAFSTPVELNIGHFLLYSLIDELDVKETIDILASQMRFQFSVFDLITQLIYARVISPCSKSKTASHVFPYIYGSSTISEDQVYDGCSFIGESYKKYIDLFNHSYEKYFKRDLSNVFFDCTNYYFEIDLPSDDKQKGPSKENRHSPIIGQALLLDADLVPVSMQMYPGNESEKPYIRKVIEEMKQRHSVSGKTIQVADKGLNCARNIYAAVKEASDGYIFSKSIHGKNLSEKEKKWVLLENDTNVFSNYTDERGNISFRLKSCIDSFDYSFKEIDPETGKESVTRFSVKEKRIVSYNPNLAKKQRLEIMKMVDKASKFSTYKNIAKDELGDCAKYVDIITKDSTGKTIKPIIDLNKSKIDEDLKYAGYNLLVTSEIDMEPLQVYKTYHSLWKIEESFRLTKSYLDARPVYLQKKETIYGHFLICYLSLFLLRVLEIKCFKNKINSYDLINFMRDFRVVNKGDDTYINISRNQAVNEKVKKLVGFSNLDALYLTKAEVDNFFQNCMLLYT, encoded by the coding sequence ATGGCTTATTTTTTGAGAAAAGAAAAGAAGAAAAAAGGTACTTATCTTCAGATGTATGAATCATTTTGGGATAAGGATAAAAAGCAACCAAGAACAAGAAATGTAAAATCTTTTGGTTACGTTGAAGATCTGACTTCAGATGAGATTCCGGATCCGATTAAATTTTATAGCGATTATGTAAAAGAGCAAAATGAGAATAGAACAAAAGTTCTTTCTGAAGAATCCCGTCCTCGTGCATTTTCCACTCCTGTTGAACTTAATATAGGACACTTCTTGCTCTACTCATTGATTGATGAGCTTGATGTTAAGGAAACTATTGATATACTTGCTTCTCAAATGCGTTTTCAGTTCTCTGTATTTGACTTAATTACACAACTTATTTATGCAAGGGTTATATCACCATGCTCTAAGTCAAAGACAGCCTCTCATGTCTTTCCATACATTTACGGCAGCTCTACAATCTCTGAAGACCAAGTATATGACGGGTGTTCTTTCATAGGAGAGTCTTATAAGAAGTACATTGATTTGTTTAATCACTCTTATGAAAAGTATTTTAAAAGAGATTTAAGCAATGTATTTTTCGATTGTACTAATTATTACTTTGAAATTGATCTTCCTAGCGATGACAAGCAAAAGGGACCTTCAAAAGAGAATAGGCACTCTCCGATAATAGGGCAGGCTTTACTTTTAGATGCTGATCTAGTACCTGTCTCCATGCAAATGTATCCCGGAAATGAATCGGAAAAGCCATATATTAGAAAAGTTATTGAAGAAATGAAGCAACGACACAGCGTATCAGGCAAGACAATTCAGGTGGCTGATAAAGGCCTTAATTGTGCAAGAAATATTTATGCTGCAGTTAAAGAAGCTAGTGACGGCTATATATTTTCAAAATCAATACATGGTAAGAATCTAAGTGAAAAGGAAAAGAAATGGGTTCTACTTGAGAATGATACAAATGTCTTTTCTAATTACACTGATGAAAGAGGTAATATATCTTTTCGTCTTAAATCCTGTATTGACAGCTTTGATTACAGTTTTAAAGAGATTGATCCGGAAACAGGAAAAGAGAGTGTTACAAGGTTTTCTGTAAAAGAAAAGCGTATCGTCTCTTATAATCCTAACCTTGCAAAGAAACAAAGGCTTGAAATAATGAAAATGGTCGATAAAGCTTCAAAGTTTTCTACATACAAAAATATCGCTAAAGATGAACTTGGAGATTGTGCTAAATATGTAGACATTATAACTAAAGATAGTACAGGCAAGACAATAAAGCCTATAATAGATTTAAATAAATCTAAGATTGATGAAGATCTTAAATATGCAGGATATAATCTTTTAGTGACATCCGAAATAGATATGGAGCCATTACAGGTATATAAAACATACCATAGCCTATGGAAGATCGAAGAATCTTTTAGACTTACAAAATCATACCTGGATGCAAGACCCGTTTATTTACAGAAAAAAGAAACAATCTATGGGCATTTTTTGATATGCTACCTTAGCTTGTTTCTTTTAAGAGTATTAGAAATCAAGTGTTTCAAGAATAAAATAAACTCTTATGACTTGATCAACTTTATGCGTGATTTTAGGGTGGTAAATAAAGGTGATGATACATATATCAATATATCAAGAAACCAGGCCGTTAACGAAAAGGTTAAAAAACTGGTTGGTTTTAGTAACCTTGATGCCCTCTATTTAACCAAAGCTGAAGTCGACAATTTCTTTCAAAACTGCATGCTCTTGTATACCTAG
- a CDS encoding transglutaminase domain-containing protein yields MRKMMTKALAVMLTVCMLPLPNATILAYGDTGARGYEMDGDIIPSGYVSEDFNEDDFEIATLSDAISTPGYQGNRYQSKKLTSIYDTDMVLTEDEIENGVDIPLNGEELLNKLLEGDVVVEKGEELSFDDDMSYLDYLFENHIDGMEYPEIDPDLIRTQAVNTTSVEDIINEAYEAVVVKGEKRISSVYDHKTKRRLRKLIMGGSPLVRYLADQMTFGITPIYVTGNYSEEELKSAFSEANWQNQMILEEDFPEYNYTYWNTNNWGEKIYRINVNYEFPNPEERKNLQIEMLDKAESIIDHIGLYTNGQYIQELYAINDYLIDNGSYATEVASRKIENTMQRKAYGILVEESGVCTSYARAFQLVSRMAGFICVVDGGIVVDSNREEGRHAWNLVCTEVNNNVYRNWLLVDPTWNDDENEFGQPRNTYLMIPKVASRRNRVSNNAKFSTRGDFSNIYQSFMSFDFDYMKYSGHSATRSSEFIDDLCEYIRRGYVPLYYRCEWELSSINMNYVCDEVYRRTNVSLSMRTTGVDAYIVNIECLSNGSSHDLTYTAKGLNELKEVNGRYVESPLEYPAYMHCTKPDPEPEITEDERRADEEEARRIQEEEAERRRQEEEAERRRQEAAEKKRQEAEKKRQEAEKKRQEEEKKRQEEEERKKQEEERRKQNQNNSKSGGSGGGGGSKSGGSGGGGGSKSGGSGGGGGSKSGGSGGGGGSKSGGSGGGGGSKSGGSGGGGGSKSQNNNGKSSSASGWKQDAHGWWYQNANGSYPRNAWSQIGGAWYLFNASGYMTTGWQHSNGAWYYLGSNGAMLTNWVNHGGRWYFMNGSGIMMANSWVQSGGKWYYMGADGAMLVNTRTPDGYMVKADGSL; encoded by the coding sequence ATGAGAAAGATGATGACAAAGGCGTTGGCAGTTATGCTTACAGTTTGCATGTTGCCTTTGCCTAATGCGACAATACTTGCATATGGAGATACCGGTGCAAGAGGGTATGAAATGGATGGGGACATCATACCCAGTGGATATGTAAGTGAAGATTTTAATGAAGATGATTTTGAAATAGCAACCTTGTCAGATGCTATCAGTACTCCGGGTTATCAGGGAAATCGTTATCAAAGTAAGAAACTGACATCTATCTATGATACAGATATGGTACTTACAGAAGATGAAATTGAAAATGGTGTAGATATTCCGTTAAATGGTGAAGAATTACTTAATAAATTACTAGAGGGTGACGTTGTAGTAGAAAAAGGTGAAGAATTAAGCTTTGATGATGACATGTCATATTTGGATTATCTTTTTGAAAACCATATAGATGGAATGGAGTATCCAGAGATAGATCCGGATCTTATAAGAACACAGGCAGTAAACACAACTAGTGTTGAAGATATTATCAATGAAGCATATGAGGCAGTTGTAGTCAAAGGTGAGAAGAGAATTTCTTCGGTATATGATCATAAGACTAAGAGAAGACTGAGAAAGCTTATTATGGGAGGCAGTCCACTGGTAAGATATTTGGCAGATCAAATGACTTTTGGTATTACTCCTATATATGTTACGGGAAATTATAGTGAAGAGGAATTGAAATCGGCATTTAGTGAAGCAAATTGGCAAAATCAGATGATCTTAGAAGAAGATTTTCCGGAATATAACTATACTTATTGGAATACTAATAATTGGGGAGAAAAAATATATAGAATAAATGTCAATTATGAATTTCCTAATCCTGAGGAAAGAAAGAATTTGCAGATAGAGATGCTGGATAAGGCAGAGTCAATAATAGATCATATAGGTTTATATACAAATGGCCAATATATACAAGAACTTTATGCTATAAATGATTATTTAATTGACAATGGAAGTTATGCTACTGAAGTAGCGTCCAGGAAAATTGAAAATACTATGCAAAGAAAGGCTTATGGTATTTTGGTGGAAGAAAGTGGTGTTTGTACATCGTATGCAAGAGCATTCCAGTTGGTATCTAGAATGGCAGGTTTTATATGCGTAGTTGATGGTGGCATTGTTGTTGATTCCAACAGAGAGGAAGGAAGGCATGCTTGGAATTTAGTATGTACAGAAGTGAATAATAATGTTTATCGTAATTGGCTGTTGGTAGATCCAACATGGAATGATGATGAAAATGAATTCGGTCAACCAAGAAATACTTACCTTATGATTCCAAAGGTTGCAAGTAGAAGAAACAGAGTAAGTAATAATGCTAAATTTTCAACAAGAGGAGATTTCTCAAATATATATCAATCTTTTATGAGTTTTGATTTTGACTATATGAAATATTCAGGTCATTCTGCAACTAGGTCAAGTGAGTTTATTGACGATTTGTGTGAATATATTCGTAGAGGCTATGTACCATTATATTACAGATGTGAATGGGAGCTGTCATCAATAAATATGAATTATGTGTGTGATGAGGTGTATAGAAGAACTAATGTTAGTTTATCTATGAGAACAACCGGTGTTGATGCATATATAGTTAACATTGAATGCCTAAGTAATGGCAGTTCACATGACTTAACATATACTGCAAAGGGCCTTAATGAACTAAAAGAGGTTAACGGAAGATATGTTGAATCTCCACTTGAGTATCCTGCATATATGCATTGTACCAAGCCTGATCCGGAGCCTGAGATAACTGAAGATGAAAGAAGAGCTGACGAGGAAGAGGCAAGAAGAATACAGGAAGAGGAAGCAGAAAGAAGGAGACAGGAAGAGGAAGCAGAAAGAAGGAGGCAGGAAGCAGCAGAAAAGAAGAGGCAGGAAGCAGAAAAGAAGAGACAGGAAGCAGAAAAGAAGAGACAAGAAGAAGAAAAGAAGAGACAGGAAGAGGAAGAAAGAAAGAAACAGGAAGAAGAAAGAAGAAAGCAAAACCAGAATAACTCAAAGAGTGGCGGTTCCGGTGGTGGAGGCGGCTCAAAGAGTGGCGGTTCCGGTGGTGGAGGCGGCTCAAAGAGTGGCGGTTCCGGTGGTGGAGGCGGCTCAAAGAGTGGTGGCTCCGGTGGCGGAGGCGGCTCAAAGAGTGGCGGTTCCGGCGGAGGCGGTGGCTCAAAGAGTGGCGGTTCCGGTGGCGGCGGTGGCTCAAAGTCACAGAATAACAATGGTAAGTCAAGTTCAGCATCAGGATGGAAGCAGGATGCACATGGCTGGTGGTATCAGAATGCTAACGGTTCATATCCAAGAAATGCTTGGAGTCAAATCGGCGGTGCATGGTATTTGTTTAATGCATCAGGTTATATGACTACAGGATGGCAACATTCAAATGGTGCGTGGTACTATCTTGGATCAAATGGAGCAATGCTTACAAACTGGGTAAATCATGGTGGTAGATGGTATTTTATGAACGGCAGCGGAATAATGATGGCAAACTCTTGGGTACAGAGTGGTGGCAAATGGTACTACATGGGTGCAGACGGTGCAATGCTTGTAAATACCAGGACACCTGACGGTTATATGGTAAAGGCAGACGGATCTTTATAA